GCCGTCACGGCGACGAGGGCGCGGTAGAGGAGGTCCGGGGCGCCCGCGGTCATCATGGCGTATACGACCGTCGATATCTGCAATACCGTAGTGACCTTTCCGGCCATGGAGGGGACGATCCTCACGACCCTGCCCGCGAGCTCGAGCCACTTTATGCCCACCATTATCACGATGTCGCGCAGGATGACGAGGGCGCAGAGCCAGGCCGGTATCATGTCCTTGGCCGCAAGGGCCACGAAGGCCGAGACGAGCAGCATCTTGTCGGCTATGGGGTCCATGTAGGCCCCGAGGTCGGTCTTCTGGCCGAAGGTCCTGGCGATGAAGCCGTCGAGCGCGTCGGTCAGCCCCGCCGCGGCGAAGACAACGAGGGCCGTCCAGGTCCTCTCTTCCACCACCAGGTAGATGAAGACCGGAACGAGCAGCATCCTCAGCAGCGTAAGCAGGTTCGGTATGTTGAGAACCCTCAGCGGAGCCATTCGAAGTAGGTCCTCTCTGGCTTGTGCTCCTTTCTCTCAAGGAGGGTGGTGAAGGCCATGTCGACGATCCGCTGCACCCGCGGCTCGAAGGTGCCGAGGATGGCGATCTCCATCGTCTCCCTGTCGAACGTCAGGTCCCACTCCTTGGTCTCGTAGGAGGCGCTCCAGAGAAGCCCGCCGTCTTTCGAGTAGAGCTCGAAGGAGGTGCGCAGCGTAAGTGAACCGTATATGGCGAGCATGGACTTGTCCCACTCGTCGATGACCACGCGCATAAAGGCCTCCGTACCGAGAAGCCGGCACTTGCCGGCCGGGTCGAGCTCGTCGAAGCGGCTTCGGCCGTAGGCGGCGATGGCGGCGTCCGTCTCGTCGGCCGCCGCCGCGGCGTAGGACATGGAGCGCAGCTTCTGTATCGTCACCTCACGGAAGAGGACGGCGGCGGCGGGGTTCCGCTCTCGCACGGCGTGGCCCCACTCGACGGGGAGCACGGCCACCGAGGCCGGGGCCAGTGCGCCGTAGTGCTCGACGATGGTGTACTCCACGGGGTTTGCGCAGCCCCAGAGGGCCGCCGCGAGTATGACGGCGAGTGCCGATCTTGCTGTGCTGCTCTTCACCTCGAAAGGGCTCCCTTCCACATATACACGACCCGCAGGTACGGGGGCGGCCCTACTTCTCCGCGGCCCTGCCCGCGGCCTTGAGCACCACCCTGTCGGGGGAGGAGGGGACGAGGAAGTACCCCGGACCGACCGCCTCGGCGAGCGCTTCCTTGAACTTGTAGACGTTTCCCTTGACAACGGCGCCGACCGTTATCCTTCCGGGATAGAAGGAGCGGTACGAGAGGTCGGTCACCATGTCGAGACGCCATATGAGCTCCCGTATCCTCTCGTACTCGCGGTAGTCCCGCACGTCGAGCAGCACGATCTCCATGTCCGTGGACTTCTCCTTCTTTATGGACGTCATGGCCCGCACGTCCTTCTTGAGCCTGCCCACGTCGATCTTGGCCTCTATCCAGATGTGATAGCGCTCCACCCCCTCGGTGCCCGGTCCGTCGCGCACGGGGTCCACCACCGGCGAGGCGCCGTCGAGGTGGGTTATCCATCCCCTGGAGAGGATGCGGTAGTTGATGATGTAGTCGCTCACGTCGGCGTAGACGGTGCTCTCCAGTATCTTCGCGTAGGTGGCGATGGTCTCGGGCTTCATGAATGTGTCGAGCCCGGCCTTGACCGCCTTTTTCAGTGCGTCGTCGAGGGCGTACATCCTCGTCTTCGATTCGTCGGCGAGCCGCTCGTGCGAGCCTTCGGCCCTTATCTCCATCACCGACTGGGCCTTGGCGGACGGCGACGGCAGGGCTGCGAGCACGAGGGCGGCCGCCGCCGCTGCAAGCTCTCTCTTCATGTCCCGAGGTGTCTCCTTACTTCGTTCATGATCGCGGCCTTCCCGTCCGGCGGCAGCCGCACCGCGCCGCGCTCCCGCCTGAACCACGTGATCTGGCGGCGCGCATAGGCCTTGGTGTTCCTCTTTATGAGCGTCTTCGTCTCCTCGATGCCCGCCCCTCCGGCGAGGTGTTCGATCACTTCCTTATATCCCAGACTGCGCAGCGCTTTCAAGTCGGCGCTGTAGCCGGCCTCCAGCAGCGCCCTGGCCTCGTCGACCAGCCCCTCGGCGATCATCCGCTCCACCCTGTCGTCTATGGCCTGGTAGAGGGCCCGGCGTTCGGGCTCCACGACGATAGTGAGGGCGTCGAAGCGGGAGGCGGCGAAGCGGTGGCTTCGCTGGAGCCGCGAGATCGGGGTGCCCGTGAGGCTGTAGACCTCGAGGGCCCGTACCACCCTCCTTACGTTGTTGGGGTGTATGCGCGAGGCCGCCTCCGGGTCGACCCTCCCGAGCATGGCGTGGAGCGCTTCCGGCCCCTCGCTCTTCGCCACCAGCTCAAGACGCTCCCGAAGCCCCCGGTCCCCGGGCGGAGCCGCCGCCAGACCGCCGAGAAGGGCCCTTATGTAGAGGCCCGTGCCGCCCACCACAAAGGGGACCGCGCCGCGCGAGGCGATCTCCTCGACCGCGGCGCCTGCCTGCGCGGCGTAGCGGGCCGCGTCATAGGACTCGTCTGGGTCGGCCACGTCGATCATGTGGTGGCGCACCTCGGCCCTTTGCTCCGCCGTGGGCTTTGCCGTGCCGATGTCCAGGCGGCGGTAGACCTGCACCGAGTCGGCGCCGACAATCTCGCCGCCCACCAGCCCGGCGAGCTCCACGGCGAGGGCCGTCTTGCCCGACGCCGTGGGGCCCGCTATGACGACTATCTTCGGTCTCCGCTCCATCCGTCATCAAGGGGAGGAACCTTTTGCGGCGCCGTCCCGCCCGCCGCGGGGTCAGGCCCCCCTGAGTTCGATGAGCGTCAGCTCGGGCGGACAGTTTATGCGCACCGGCGCCATCACAACTCCGAGACCCCGCGAGACGTAGACCTGCGTGCGGCCGGTGCGGACCAGTCCGCCCCTGTACTTCTGGCCGTAGCGCGAGTAGGTGACCGGCGCGAATCCGAAGGGCAGGCGCACCTGCCCTCCGTGGGTGTGGCCCGAGAGGACGAGGTCCACCCTCGGCTCTTCTCCCAGCGCCTCGGCGTAGTCGGGGTTGTGGGAGAGGAGGATGCGCGGCGTAGTGCTCTCCACGCCATCGAGCGCCGCCGCCGCGTCGGGCCTTCCCTCGTAGAGGTCTTCCACGCCGGCAACGCACAGCGGCGCCCCCGCGCGCTCCACCAGGGCGTGCGAGTTTTCGAGCACCCTTATGCCCGCGCCGGCGAGCCCCTCCCTCACGCCGCCGGCGTCCACCCAGTGGTCGTGGTTGCCGAGCACGGCGAAGACGCCGAGGGGGGCGCGCAGCCGCGCAAGGCTTGCGGCCGCCGGGGCGATGTACTCAGGCGAGCGCGATACGAAGTCGCCCGTCAGCGCCGCCACGTCGGCGCCGAGGCCGTTGGCCGCGGCGACGGCCCTGTCCAGCATCCCGATGCCCACCATGGGGCCGTGGTGGGTGTCGGTGAGAAGGCAGATCCTCAGTCCCTCGAGCTGCGGTGCGAGGTCCTCGATAGTGACCTCGACACGCTCGACGACGATGCGCGATCTCCAGAGGAAGAGCCCGT
The Deltaproteobacteria bacterium DNA segment above includes these coding regions:
- a CDS encoding CDP-alcohol phosphatidyltransferase family protein, translated to MAPLRVLNIPNLLTLLRMLLVPVFIYLVVEERTWTALVVFAAAGLTDALDGFIARTFGQKTDLGAYMDPIADKMLLVSAFVALAAKDMIPAWLCALVILRDIVIMVGIKWLELAGRVVRIVPSMAGKVTTVLQISTVVYAMMTAGAPDLLYRALVAVTAAFTVYTGFDYVWREVKIQTGR
- the miaA gene encoding tRNA (adenosine(37)-N6)-dimethylallyltransferase MiaA, with protein sequence MERRPKIVVIAGPTASGKTALAVELAGLVGGEIVGADSVQVYRRLDIGTAKPTAEQRAEVRHHMIDVADPDESYDAARYAAQAGAAVEEIASRGAVPFVVGGTGLYIRALLGGLAAAPPGDRGLRERLELVAKSEGPEALHAMLGRVDPEAASRIHPNNVRRVVRALEVYSLTGTPISRLQRSHRFAASRFDALTIVVEPERRALYQAIDDRVERMIAEGLVDEARALLEAGYSADLKALRSLGYKEVIEHLAGGAGIEETKTLIKRNTKAYARRQITWFRRERGAVRLPPDGKAAIMNEVRRHLGT
- a CDS encoding metallophosphoesterase encodes the protein MSGGVLTRRAFLKGGLWLGASALAADGLFLWRSRIVVERVEVTIEDLAPQLEGLRICLLTDTHHGPMVGIGMLDRAVAAANGLGADVAALTGDFVSRSPEYIAPAAASLARLRAPLGVFAVLGNHDHWVDAGGVREGLAGAGIRVLENSHALVERAGAPLCVAGVEDLYEGRPDAAAALDGVESTTPRILLSHNPDYAEALGEEPRVDLVLSGHTHGGQVRLPFGFAPVTYSRYGQKYRGGLVRTGRTQVYVSRGLGVVMAPVRINCPPELTLIELRGA